The stretch of DNA AATTTTGCAGCACGATGGGTTGGGGCGTATATCGACGGATTAAGTGGACAGCTAAAGCCATTGACATTGATTCAGCATAAAGTTGGCTATCAGGCCCGACTAATTCAAGTTCTTGATCCAGCGCTAACGCCATATGCCAGATCAACGGATCTTCTCCCAAGAACTGAGACTTTAATTGACCATATTGACGATCGCCAGCGCCTTCAGTGATATTGCTCAGCAGACTTGGCTCTAAGGCTAATACAATAAATTCCGCATCGCCGTAGGATTCAATGCTGACCGCTTCATTTGCCGGACATAGTGCAATATTTTCAGGCCGTAAGTGTCGATAGATTCTGTCCGTTGATTTTGACTTCCTGAGCCGCATAATTCAGATTTACTTCGATCGCATGCATGGGCAAAGTACAAGTGGAAGTCATATGGGCCGGTTGACGATGGTATTCAAGATGAATTCCGGGCCAATTAACAGTCGCACTTGATCGAATTGGTGGCCTTGGTAAATCAGCTGTCATAAATTCAGTACCGGAGTTAGAACAGCTCGAAGATATAGAATTTTAACGCTTCCCAGAGATTTGCGTATTGCTTCAGAGGGCCACCTCATCGAAGGCGCTCATCACTCTCATCCTGAGATCGATCAAGTCGATGTACCAAGCAATCCTGTCCATCAAAAGCGCACCGTGCAGTTGGCTTAAATCCGAGCCGTTGATAAAAACGGTGCGCCCGAATATTGTTCGCGAGTGGGTCGACCAGGATCGCTGTAACTGTGGGCTCAGCAAAACAACGATCGATTGCTAATGCCATCATCTGCGTACCATAACCTTTGCCCAGATCAATCGCATCACCAATCCAGATATCGATCGCCCGTAGCCCGCCTGGAACGTCTCCCCAATAATGACTTTCCTCTAGGGCCGGATCGATGATTTGGATACAACCGATCGGTCGCCCATCTAATTCCGCAATCAATTGCTCCCGCCAATCAGGATTTCGATGCAGTTCGGTTTCCCATTCCCAATCATCATCGGGGTCAGATGCAATGACATGGGGTTGTTCATCCCATATACGTAAAAGCGCGAGATCGCTGGGGACAGCGGGTCGTAAATTGATTTTCGGTTCACCAATCGTCTGGGGCATGATTTTGCTGAACCACTCCGTGCTAAATGGTTTAGTCGAACGTAAAGTCCATCGGGACTGTCAATGGCCACTGCTTGCCTTTGTAAAATAGCAGTTGATAAATATGTAGATTGCCATCCCGGAAAGAGGCTTCCGAAGATTGGAGGTAGAGATACCACATGCGGAAGAAGCGATCGTCGTACATCGGGTCGAGTGCCTGAATTTTGTCCCAGTTGGCGACAAAGTTATCGGCCCAGTGCCGCAGGGTCTCGGCATAGTGCGTTTT from Romeriopsis navalis LEGE 11480 encodes:
- a CDS encoding helix-turn-helix domain-containing protein, translating into MRLRKSKSTDRIYRHLRPENIALCPANEAVSIESYGDAEFIVLALEPSLLSNITEGAGDRQYGQLKSQFLGEDPLIWHMALALDQELELVGPDSQLYAESMSMALAVHLIRRYTPQPIVLQNYAGGLASHQLHRTIDYIQANLDQPLSLAKIAAVVQISPHYFATLFKQSIGVLPYQYVIQARIKRAQQLLAKPELSIVEVSHSVGFQSQSHFTKVFRQQTNVTPKADRRSL
- a CDS encoding GNAT family N-acetyltransferase, giving the protein MPQTIGEPKINLRPAVPSDLALLRIWDEQPHVIASDPDDDWEWETELHRNPDWREQLIAELDGRPIGCIQIIDPALEESHYWGDVPGGLRAIDIWIGDAIDLGKGYGTQMMALAIDRCFAEPTVTAILVDPLANNIRAHRFYQRLGFKPTARCAFDGQDCLVHRLDRSQDESDERLR